Genomic window (Geoalkalibacter ferrihydriticus DSM 17813):
TATACTTGTCCACTTCGCGCTCGGCCTCTTCTTTTGTTTTGCCATACCGTTCTTGGATCTTGCCGACCAGTTTGTCCCGATTTCCCTCAATGCGGTCAAGATCATCATCCGTCAGTTTGCCCCATTGAATTTTAATTTCGCCCTTTAACTGGTTCCATTTGCCTTTCATTTGCTCTTTGTTCATTGCGAGCTCCTTTGTTTCGGGTAATCAAATGTTTAAGGGGTGTTGCATCCTTAAGCCTGTA
Coding sequences:
- a CDS encoding CsbD family protein → MNKEQMKGKWNQLKGEIKIQWGKLTDDDLDRIEGNRDKLVGKIQERYGKTKEEAEREVDKYNSTP